From Streptomyces sp. NBC_00775, one genomic window encodes:
- a CDS encoding cellulase family glycosylhydrolase → MRHPPRLGLLVVGAAVALVGTAIAPVVTASGATPACTVEYSVTSQWDTGFQGAVKITNNMAAVSSWSLTFDFAGGQKVTQGWSAKWSQSNTTVTAANESWNGSLGTGASVSAGFLASWSGSNAVPTAFKLNGTTCNVDAGPTPTPTPTEPPATGEAPKLHVSGNKLVDATGATRRMLGVNRSGGEFMCVQGYGIFDGPVDDASVKAIADWKANTVRIPLNEECWLGLSNIKPEYGGANYIAAIKDLVAKVEAHGMTPLVELHWSYGQYTGNSAGCSDVHATCQKPMPDAQYTPSFWASVASTFKDDPAVAFDLFNEPYPDRATSTTTQAWECWRDGGTCPGISYEVAGMQDLVDAVRGTGAKNLILAGGLAYSNDLSQWLTYKPSDPTGNLVAAYHVYNFNTCASESCWNSTLAPVAAQVPLVAGEIGENTCSHSFVDTVMKWFDDRGLSYLGWTWNTWDCSSGPSLISNYDGTPTAYGIGLRDHLRALNG, encoded by the coding sequence ATGCGACACCCTCCGCGTTTAGGACTTTTAGTGGTCGGCGCCGCGGTCGCCCTTGTGGGCACCGCGATCGCGCCGGTCGTCACGGCTTCAGGGGCCACACCCGCGTGCACGGTGGAGTACTCCGTCACCAGCCAGTGGGACACCGGCTTCCAGGGCGCCGTGAAAATCACCAACAACATGGCAGCGGTGAGTAGTTGGAGCCTCACCTTCGATTTCGCCGGCGGCCAGAAGGTCACCCAGGGCTGGAGTGCCAAGTGGTCCCAGTCCAATACGACCGTGACCGCGGCCAACGAGAGCTGGAACGGCTCGCTGGGCACCGGCGCGAGCGTCAGCGCCGGGTTCCTGGCCTCGTGGTCGGGCAGCAACGCCGTACCGACGGCCTTCAAGCTCAACGGCACGACCTGCAACGTGGACGCCGGGCCGACGCCCACACCGACACCGACCGAGCCGCCGGCCACCGGTGAGGCGCCCAAGCTGCATGTCTCGGGCAACAAACTGGTGGACGCGACCGGTGCCACGCGCCGGATGCTCGGCGTCAACCGCTCCGGCGGCGAGTTCATGTGCGTCCAGGGCTACGGCATCTTCGACGGCCCGGTCGACGACGCGTCCGTCAAGGCGATCGCCGACTGGAAGGCCAACACGGTCCGCATTCCGCTGAACGAGGAGTGCTGGCTGGGCCTGTCCAACATCAAGCCGGAGTACGGCGGCGCCAACTACATAGCCGCCATCAAGGACCTGGTGGCCAAGGTCGAGGCGCACGGCATGACGCCGCTCGTCGAACTGCACTGGTCGTACGGCCAGTACACCGGCAACTCCGCGGGCTGCTCCGACGTGCACGCCACCTGTCAGAAGCCGATGCCGGACGCCCAGTACACCCCGTCCTTCTGGGCCTCGGTCGCCAGCACCTTCAAGGACGACCCGGCCGTCGCGTTCGACCTGTTCAACGAGCCCTACCCGGACCGCGCGACCTCCACGACCACCCAGGCGTGGGAGTGCTGGCGGGACGGCGGCACCTGCCCCGGCATCTCCTACGAGGTCGCCGGAATGCAGGACCTGGTCGACGCGGTACGCGGCACCGGCGCCAAGAACCTGATCCTGGCCGGCGGGCTCGCGTACTCCAACGATCTGAGCCAGTGGCTGACGTACAAGCCCAGTGATCCGACGGGCAATCTCGTCGCCGCGTACCACGTCTACAACTTCAACACCTGCGCCAGTGAGAGCTGCTGGAACTCGACGCTCGCCCCGGTGGCCGCCCAAGTGCCGCTCGTGGCGGGGGAGATCGGCGAGAACACCTGCTCCCACTCCTTCGTCGACACCGTCATGAAGTGGTTCGACGACCGGGGGCTCTCCTACCTCGGCTGGACCTGGAACACCTGGGACTGTTCCTCGGGTCCTTCCCTGATCTCCAACTACGACGGAACGCCCACCGCGTATGGCATCGGGCTGCGCGACCACCTGCGCGCCCTCAACGGATAG